A stretch of Brachyhypopomus gauderio isolate BG-103 chromosome 3, BGAUD_0.2, whole genome shotgun sequence DNA encodes these proteins:
- the tars1 gene encoding threonine--tRNA ligase 1, cytoplasmic, producing the protein MADKAITEQIKVLQVDEGKQGGVSDKAGKDGAKKKNKAAGGDAGGRAELKPAPQYIEDRLVLYNKLKAEHDALLAEKAEKDSKPIRVTLPDGKVVDGESWKTTPYQVACGISQGLADNTVIAKVNGDVWDLDRPLEGDCSLQLLKFEDEEAQAVYWHSSAHIMGEAMERVYGGCLCYGPPIENGFYYDMFLENEGLSSNDFPCLEGLCKKIIKEKQPFERLEIKKETLLEMFKYNKFKCRILNEKVTTPTTTVYRCGPLIDLCRGPHVRHTGKIKALKIHKNSSTYWEGKADMESLQRLYGISFPDPKMLKEWEKFQEEAKNRDHRKLGREQDLFFFHDLSPGSCFFLPKGAYIYNTLVEFIRSEYRKRGFQEVVTPNIYNSKLWQTSGHWQHYSENMFSFEVEKEVFALKPMNCPGHCLMFDHRPRSWRELPLRLADFGVLHRNELSGALTGLTRVRRFQQDDAHIFCSMEQIESEIKGCLDFLRSVYDVFGFTFKLNLSTRPEKFLGEPEIWAQAEKQLENSLNDFGEKWVLNPGDGAFYGPKIDIQIKDAIGRYHQCATIQLDFQLPIRFNLTFVSHDGDDKKRPVIIHRAILGSVERMIAILTENYGGKWPLWLSPRQVMVVPVGPTCEDYAKRVQQEFHSAGLMTDVDLDPGCTLNKKIRNAQLAQYNFILVVGEKEKAGDTVNVRTRDNKVHGERSLADCMQRLRELKATRTRNAEEEF; encoded by the exons ATGGCGGACAAAGCTATCACCGAACAAATAAAAGTCCTACAAGTTGACGAAGGGAAGCAG GGTGGAGTGTCGGACAAGGCTGGTAAAGATGGAGCGAAGAAGAAGAACAAAGCTGCGGGAGGAGACGCGGGCGGGAGGGCCGAG CTGAAACCAGCACCTCAGTATATAGAGGACCGCCTGGTCCTGTATAACAAGCTGAAGGCAGAGCATGATGCCCTGTTGGCTGAGAAGGCAGAGAAGGACAGCAAGCCCATCCGGGTCACCCTGCCTGACGGAAAAGTGGTGGACGGAGAGTCCTGGAAGACCACGCCGTACCAGGTCGCCTGTGGCATCAG CCAAGGCCTCGCCGATAACACCGTGATTGCCAAAGTGAACGGTGACGTGTGGGACCTGGATCGACCTCTGGAGGGCGACTGCAGCCTGCAGCTTCTCAAGTTTGAGGATGAAGAGGCGCAAGCA GTCTACTGGCACTCGAGTGCTCACATCATGGGGGAGGCCATGGAGAGAGTGTATGGAGGTTGCCTGTGCTACGGCCCTCCCATTGAGAATGGCTTCTACTACGACATGTTTCTGGAGAACGA aggttTGTCAAGTAATGACTTCCCCTGTCTGGAGGGCCTGTGTAAGAAGATCATCAAGGAGAAGCAGCCCTTTGAGAGGCTGGAGATAAAGAAGGAGACTCTCCTGGAAATGTTCAAG TATAACAAGTTTAAGTGCCGCATCCTGAACGAGAAGGTCACCACCCCAACAACAACAGTCTATAG gTGTGGGCCACTGATTGACTTATGCAGAGGTCCTCATGTAAGACACACTGGAAAGATCAAGGCTTTGAAGATCCATAAG AACTCCTCCACATACTGGGAGGGCAAGGCAGATATGGAGAGCCTGCAGCGTCTCTATGGCATCTCCTTCCCCGACCCCAAGATGCTGAAGGAGTGGGAGAAGTTCCAAGAGGAGGCCAAGAACAGGGACCACCGCAAACTGGGGCGG GAGCAAGACTTGTTTTTCTTCCATGACCTCAGCCCCGGTAGCTGCTTCTTTCTCCCGAAGGGAGCGTACATCTATAACACGCTGGTGGAGTTTATACGG AGCGAATACAGGAAGAGGGGCTTCCAGGAAGTGGTGACCCCGAATATTTACAACAGCAAGCTCTGGCAGACATCTGGCCACTGGCAGCACTACAGTGAGAACATGTTCTCCTTTGAGGTGGAGAAGGAGGTCTTCGCCCTCAAACCCATGAACTGCCCTGGACACTG CCTCATGTTTGACCATCGGCCGCGCTCTTGGCGGGAGCTGCCCCTGCGCCTGGCGGATTTCGGCGTGCTGCACCGTAACGAGCTCTCGGGGGCGCTCACGGGACTGACCCGCGTCCGCCGCTTCCAGCAGGACGACGCGCACATCTTCTGCTCCATGGAGCAG ATTGAGTCGGAGATCAAGGGCTGCCTGGACTTCCTGCGTTCTGTGTATGACGTGTTCGGCTTCACTTTCAAGCTGAACCTCTCCACCAGGCCAGAGAAGTTCCTTGGGGAACCGGAAATCTGGGCTCAGGCTGAGAAG CAACTGGAGAACAGCCTGAATGATTTTGGGGAGAAGTGGGTGTTGAACCCTGGAGATGGTGCTTTCTACGGACCAAAG ATTGACATCCAGATCAAAGATGCTATCGGCAGATACCACCAGTGTGCCACCATCCAGCTGGACTTCCAACTACCTATTCGCTTCAATCTCACCTTTGTCAG CCATGATGGAGATGATAAGAAGAGGCCGGTGATCATTCACAGAGCCATTTTGGGCTCTGTGGAGAGGATGATCGCGATCCTGACAGAAAACTATGGCGGAAAATG GCCTCTGTGGCTCTCACCGCGGCAGGTGATGGTCGTGCCTGTCGGACCCACTTGTGAGGACTACGCCAAGAGG GTGCAGCAGGAGTTCCACAGCGCTGGCCTGATGACGGACGTGGACCTGGACCCCGGCTGCACTCTGAACAAGAAGATCCGAAACGCACAACTAGCTCAGTACAACTTTATTTTAG TGGTGGGAGAGAAGGAAAAGGCTGGGGACACCGTGAACGTCCGGACCCGCGACAACAAGGTCCATGGAGAAAGGAGTCTGGCCGACTGCATGCAGCGCCTCAGGGAGCTGAAAGCCACGAGAACCCGCAATGCAGAGGAAGAGTTCTAA